In Crinalium epipsammum PCC 9333, the following are encoded in one genomic region:
- a CDS encoding shikimate kinase codes for MLNGVNVYLIGMMGAGKTTVGRELSNQLGYRFFDTDTLIEQVASQTITQIFTDTGEEGFRKLESQVLSEISAYTKLAIATGGGIVLKRENWSYLHHGLIVWLDAPVELLIERLAQDNTRPLLQDVNPAEKLQKLLEQRQRLYAQADIKISIAANDTPEQLSRLIIESIPQVLKPKAVCPENSNN; via the coding sequence TTGTTAAACGGAGTTAACGTTTATTTAATTGGAATGATGGGCGCTGGTAAAACTACCGTAGGGCGCGAACTGTCAAATCAGCTAGGGTATCGCTTTTTTGATACTGATACTTTAATTGAACAAGTTGCTAGTCAAACCATTACCCAAATTTTTACTGATACTGGTGAAGAAGGTTTTAGGAAGCTAGAAAGCCAAGTACTATCAGAAATATCTGCTTATACCAAACTGGCAATTGCTACTGGTGGCGGTATTGTTTTAAAGCGGGAAAATTGGAGCTATTTGCATCACGGTTTAATAGTTTGGCTAGATGCTCCAGTAGAGTTACTCATAGAGCGTTTAGCACAAGATAACACTCGACCATTGCTGCAAGATGTTAATCCTGCTGAAAAACTGCAAAAGCTACTTGAACAACGGCAACGTCTTTACGCTCAAGCTGATATAAAAATTTCTATTGCTGCTAACGATACGCCTGAACAGCTAAGTAGACTCATAATTGAGTCTATTCCGCAAGTACTCAAACCTAAAGCTGTTTGTCCAGAAAATTCTAATAATTAA
- the argB gene encoding acetylglutamate kinase, which yields MLNNSEYFMQEEATRVRVLSEALPYIQQFSGRTVVVKYGGAAMKDSNLKDKVMRDIVFLSCVGLRPVVVHGGGPEINSWLDKLGIEPQFKDGLRVTDAATMDVVEMVLVGRVNKEIVSLINQAGGLAVGICGKDGNLIKARPEGRQGIGFVGEVNSIDIKLLNSLISSGYIPVISSVAADETGQAYNINADTVAGELAAALGAEKLILLTDTAGILKDYKDPSTLLPKVDIQEARELMKSGVVSGGMIPKVSCCVRSLAQGVKAAHIIDGRIPHSLLLEIFTDAGIGSMLVASEFMS from the coding sequence ATGCTTAACAACAGCGAATACTTCATGCAAGAAGAAGCCACTCGTGTCAGAGTGTTGAGTGAGGCGCTTCCTTATATTCAACAATTTAGTGGTCGAACTGTGGTCGTTAAATACGGCGGCGCAGCGATGAAAGACAGCAATTTGAAAGACAAGGTAATGCGCGATATTGTCTTTTTGTCTTGTGTTGGTCTACGACCTGTGGTAGTACATGGTGGTGGTCCTGAAATTAATAGCTGGCTGGATAAGCTAGGAATTGAACCACAATTTAAAGATGGTCTACGAGTAACTGATGCTGCCACAATGGATGTTGTGGAGATGGTTTTAGTTGGTCGGGTAAATAAAGAAATTGTTTCTCTGATTAATCAAGCTGGTGGCTTGGCTGTAGGTATTTGTGGCAAAGATGGGAATTTAATCAAAGCCCGCCCAGAAGGTAGACAGGGTATAGGTTTTGTGGGTGAGGTAAATAGTATAGATATCAAATTATTGAATTCACTTATTAGCAGTGGTTATATCCCTGTAATTTCAAGCGTAGCAGCCGATGAAACAGGTCAAGCTTATAACATCAATGCTGATACGGTAGCTGGTGAACTGGCGGCGGCTTTAGGTGCAGAAAAGTTAATTTTGCTGACTGATACTGCGGGTATTTTAAAAGATTATAAAGACCCATCTACGCTACTTCCTAAAGTGGATATCCAAGAAGCGCGGGAGTTAATGAAGAGTGGTGTAGTTAGTGGTGGAATGATTCCTAAAGTAAGTTGTTGTGTGCGATCGCTTGCTCAAGGTGTTAAAGCTGCACACATTATTGATGGTCGTATTCCTCACTCACTTTTATTAGAAATATTTACTGATGCAGGTATTGGTTCAATGCTGGTTGCATCAGAGTTTATGTCCTAG
- the bamD gene encoding outer membrane protein assembly factor BamD, with product MSSENLEQFQINYQAGKTAFERGEYRQAVDEFEAASALITPNSRRGGEVHIWLITAYEATGQRADAIAVCKQLARHPDPETRKQAKNLLYIMQAPELSRRADWLSEIPDLANLPDSDGKFRQGSAGSNSNRPKKRPEPEPIDLSQVNTKDNKFIWVALTVIGLTLGGLVWFSL from the coding sequence GTGAGTTCAGAAAATCTAGAGCAATTCCAAATTAATTATCAAGCTGGAAAAACTGCTTTTGAGCGGGGTGAGTATCGACAGGCGGTAGATGAATTTGAGGCAGCCAGCGCCTTAATAACTCCTAATTCGCGTCGAGGAGGAGAAGTTCATATTTGGTTAATTACCGCTTATGAAGCAACGGGACAAAGGGCAGATGCGATCGCAGTTTGTAAACAATTAGCACGTCACCCAGACCCAGAAACCCGTAAGCAAGCTAAAAACTTGCTTTATATCATGCAAGCCCCTGAGTTAAGCAGACGCGCCGACTGGTTGAGCGAAATTCCCGATCTCGCTAACTTACCTGACTCAGATGGTAAGTTTCGCCAAGGTAGTGCTGGTTCTAATTCTAATCGTCCTAAAAAACGCCCAGAACCAGAACCTATTGATCTTAGTCAAGTTAATACTAAGGACAATAAATTCATTTGGGTCGCTCTGACTGTTATTGGTTTAACACTTGGCGGCTTAGTTTGGTTTAGTCTGTAG
- a CDS encoding DUF3153 domain-containing protein → MKPTVLATRKSKVNFMGVISSAFGRLRVIWMMVLAALLLSGCVKYDAGINVENLHNGEIVQHIKLGEQLTSFSKSTVQEYLDSIERRARRLEGKTKRLSKDEMVVNIPFNTGAELESKFNEFFNPSVKKGNKSQTVETVDLPQLESKFRLKQSNLLLFVRNKLIYDVDLRSLGVLSSNGSVIVSPGSLFDLEFSLNTSAKVKSIEKSPNAITPVISDEGHKLVWTLKPGELNHIEAVFWLPSPIGIGALVIALLVVVGFYIKYNTLPGMDMGAVKTQAWQKVQ, encoded by the coding sequence GTGAAGCCAACAGTTTTAGCAACAAGAAAGAGCAAAGTTAACTTCATGGGGGTGATCAGCAGCGCCTTTGGTCGCTTGCGAGTAATATGGATGATGGTGTTGGCTGCTTTGTTGCTATCTGGCTGTGTCAAGTATGATGCAGGGATTAATGTTGAAAATCTGCATAACGGCGAGATTGTACAACATATTAAGTTAGGTGAACAACTCACCAGCTTTAGTAAGTCAACAGTACAGGAATACTTAGATAGTATTGAGCGTAGAGCAAGACGATTGGAAGGCAAAACTAAACGCTTATCCAAAGATGAAATGGTTGTTAATATTCCCTTTAATACTGGGGCAGAACTTGAATCAAAGTTCAATGAATTTTTCAACCCTAGTGTTAAAAAAGGTAATAAATCTCAGACTGTTGAAACTGTAGATTTACCGCAACTGGAATCTAAATTTAGATTAAAGCAAAGTAACTTGCTTTTATTTGTGCGGAATAAGCTGATTTATGACGTAGATTTGCGATCGCTCGGCGTTCTATCTTCAAATGGTAGCGTAATTGTTAGTCCTGGTTCGCTGTTTGATTTGGAGTTTAGCTTAAACACATCTGCAAAAGTAAAAAGCATTGAAAAATCTCCTAATGCTATTACTCCCGTAATTTCTGATGAAGGGCATAAGTTAGTATGGACACTCAAGCCTGGTGAATTGAACCATATTGAAGCAGTATTTTGGCTACCTAGTCCAATTGGAATTGGTGCGTTAGTAATTGCTTTGTTAGTAGTGGTGGGATTTTATATCAAGTACAACACCTTACCTGGAATGGATATGGGTGCTGTAAAGACCCAAGCTTGGCAAAAAGTCCAGTAG
- a CDS encoding S8 family peptidase — MRRLLILSLFILGLGFALFNFKGLANQGDFNSIVLDFREDVPAEQINDQVSAIAQQYQVSPRLNSEFSATDHVYIVSGDRTLLNTLKKSNLAKQTEYIEPNYIYKALYIPNDPDYAKQWNLRSINVEQAWDETKGNGITVAVIDTGVSRVPDLKDTKFVKGYDFVNDQIPADDDSGHGTHVAGTIAQSTNNNYGVAGIAYEASIMPLKVLSAGGGGTVADIAEAIRFAADNGADVINMSLGGRGESNIMEEAINYAYSKGVVVIAAAGNENSSSVSYPARYAHVIGVAALDAAGEKAPYSNFGAGVDISAPGGSETGMILQDTIDPETGASAIMGFQGTSMAAPHVAGVAALVKAAGITEPEEVLRVLKQSVRVVKDDPLNQFGAGHLDAAAAVKLALKGQISFNDFFRWLRDNGYLNLRFWIDGGAISLLPKIGMVLGSYLLAWFLRNYFPFAWSWSLTSGLLAGSSGLFFLRSFYIFDLPQWPFRVMGSSLPELGNIIQGSSVLNPIFASVLIPLLLIALLLGHPQLKWFAIGSTLGVASCLAVSAIVSPAVWGLGSGNLARLFLIANALLCYGLARLASKGEEKIA; from the coding sequence ATGAGAAGACTGTTAATTTTAAGTTTATTTATTTTAGGACTGGGTTTTGCTTTATTTAACTTTAAAGGTTTAGCAAATCAAGGAGATTTTAACTCGATTGTGCTGGACTTTAGGGAAGATGTGCCAGCAGAACAGATTAACGATCAGGTAAGTGCGATCGCACAACAGTATCAAGTTAGTCCTCGCCTCAATAGTGAATTTTCCGCAACGGATCATGTTTATATTGTGTCAGGCGATCGCACTCTTTTAAATACTCTCAAAAAATCTAATTTAGCTAAACAAACTGAATATATTGAACCAAATTATATTTATAAAGCCTTATATATACCCAACGATCCAGATTATGCCAAGCAGTGGAATTTACGCAGTATTAATGTAGAACAAGCTTGGGACGAAACAAAGGGAAATGGCATTACTGTCGCTGTAATTGATACAGGTGTTAGCCGTGTACCAGACTTAAAAGATACTAAGTTTGTTAAAGGTTACGACTTTGTTAACGATCAAATTCCTGCCGATGATGATAGCGGTCACGGTACTCACGTTGCAGGTACGATCGCCCAATCTACTAACAATAATTATGGTGTAGCAGGTATCGCCTACGAAGCCAGTATTATGCCTCTCAAAGTTCTCAGCGCAGGTGGTGGTGGTACAGTTGCGGATATTGCTGAAGCTATCCGCTTTGCTGCTGATAACGGCGCTGATGTAATTAACATGAGCTTGGGTGGTCGTGGTGAAAGTAACATCATGGAAGAAGCGATTAACTACGCCTACAGTAAAGGTGTTGTAGTCATCGCTGCTGCTGGTAACGAAAATAGTAGTTCAGTATCCTACCCAGCAAGATATGCTCACGTTATCGGTGTGGCAGCTTTAGATGCTGCGGGTGAAAAAGCACCTTATTCTAACTTTGGCGCTGGGGTTGATATCTCTGCCCCTGGTGGCAGTGAGACAGGTATGATTTTGCAAGACACCATTGATCCTGAAACTGGTGCATCAGCAATCATGGGATTTCAAGGTACTAGCATGGCAGCGCCTCACGTTGCTGGTGTTGCTGCATTAGTCAAAGCTGCTGGTATCACAGAACCAGAAGAAGTGCTGCGCGTCCTTAAGCAATCAGTGAGAGTTGTAAAAGATGACCCTCTTAATCAGTTTGGTGCTGGTCATTTAGACGCGGCGGCGGCGGTGAAATTAGCATTAAAAGGACAAATCAGCTTTAATGATTTCTTTCGCTGGTTACGGGATAACGGTTATCTTAATTTACGTTTTTGGATTGATGGTGGTGCAATATCACTTCTGCCTAAAATTGGCATGGTACTAGGTTCCTATCTACTAGCTTGGTTTTTACGAAATTATTTTCCCTTTGCTTGGAGTTGGTCACTTACAAGTGGGCTACTTGCAGGTAGTTCAGGATTATTTTTCCTGCGAAGCTTCTATATATTTGATCTTCCCCAGTGGCCTTTTAGAGTTATGGGCAGTTCTCTTCCTGAACTCGGTAACATCATTCAAGGAAGTAGCGTATTAAATCCCATCTTTGCTAGTGTGCTAATTCCCTTGCTACTCATAGCTTTATTACTAGGACATCCACAATTAAAGTGGTTCGCCATTGGTTCTACCCTGGGTGTAGCTTCCTGTTTAGCAGTGAGTGCTATAGTCTCACCAGCAGTTTGGGGGTTAGGTTCTGGCAATTTAGCTCGCCTGTTCCTAATTGCTAACGCCTTACTGTGTTATGGACTAGCGCGTTTAGCTTCTAAAGGAGAAGAAAAAATAGCATGA